From a single Melospiza georgiana isolate bMelGeo1 chromosome 5, bMelGeo1.pri, whole genome shotgun sequence genomic region:
- the HPGD gene encoding 15-hydroxyprostaglandin dehydrogenase [NAD(+)] isoform X2 yields the protein MHVNGKVALVTGGAQGIGRAFVQALLGKGAKVALLDRNSEAGRESKAALDEQFEAQRTLFIQCDVTEQEQLKGAFKKVIEHFGRLDIVVNNAGVNNEKDWESTIQVNLTSVIRGTYLGIEYMKKGNGGDGGVIINMSSLAGLMPAAFQPVYCATKHGVIGFTRSLAVTANMENYGVRLNTICPGFVNTPILQSIDKEENMGQYYSYKDEIKNMMQFYGVMDPSIIAEGLITIIEDDTLNGEVMKITASQGIHFHQYGQTPFTSSKR from the exons ATGCACGTCAATGGGAAGGTGGCTCTGGTCACCGGCGGGGCGCAGGGCATCGGCCGCGCCTTCGTCCAGGCGCTGCTGGGCAAGGGCGCCAAG GTAGCCCTGCTGGACCGCAACTCCGAGGCCGGACGGGAGAGCAAGGCGGCCCTGGACGAGCAGTTCGAAGCGCAGAGGACGCTGTTCATCCAGTGCGACGTGacggagcaggagcagctgaaag GTGCTTTCAAAAAAGTAATTGAACATTTTGGAAGACTGGACATTGTGGTTAATAATGCTGGAGTGAACAATGAGAAGGACTGGGAAAGCACTATACAAGTTAACTTG ACGTCTGTGATCAGAGGAACCTACCTTGGCATAGAATacatgaaaaaaggaaatggaggtGATGGAGGAGTGATCATTAATATGTCATCCTTGGCAG gactCATGCCTGCTGCCTTCCAGCCTGTGTACTGTGCTACAAAGCACGGTGTCATTGGATTCACACGGTCCTTAGCAGTAA CTGCTAACATGGAAAACTACGGTGTGAGACTGAACACAATTTGTCCAGGATTTGTCAACACACCAATTCTTCAGTCAATAGATAAAGAAGAGAATATGGGACAATACTATTCCTACAAGGATGAGATAAAAAATATGATGCAGTTCTATGGCGTGATGGA cccaTCAATAATTGCTGAAGGATTGATAACAATAATTGAAGATGATACTCTCAATGGAGAAGTTATGAAGATTACAGCATCCCAAGGAATTCATTTTCACCAATATGGCCAAACACCTTTTACATCATCAAAGAGATAA
- the HPGD gene encoding 15-hydroxyprostaglandin dehydrogenase [NAD(+)] isoform X3, whose protein sequence is MHVNGKVALVTGGAQGIGRAFVQALLGKGAKVALLDRNSEAGRESKAALDEQFEAQRTLFIQCDVTEQEQLKGLMPAAFQPVYCATKHGVIGFTRSLALAANMENYGVRLNTICPGFVNTPILQSIDKEENMGQYYSYKDEIKNMMQFYGVMDPSIIAEGLITIIEDDTLNGEVMKITASQGIHFHQYGQTPFTSSKR, encoded by the exons ATGCACGTCAATGGGAAGGTGGCTCTGGTCACCGGCGGGGCGCAGGGCATCGGCCGCGCCTTCGTCCAGGCGCTGCTGGGCAAGGGCGCCAAG GTAGCCCTGCTGGACCGCAACTCCGAGGCCGGACGGGAGAGCAAGGCGGCCCTGGACGAGCAGTTCGAAGCGCAGAGGACGCTGTTCATCCAGTGCGACGTGacggagcaggagcagctgaaag gactCATGCCTGCTGCCTTCCAGCCTGTGTACTGTGCTACAAAGCACGGTGTCATTGGATTCACACGGTCCTTAGCA ttAGCTGCTAACATGGAAAACTACGGTGTGAGACTGAACACAATTTGTCCAGGATTTGTCAACACACCAATTCTTCAGTCAATAGATAAAGAAGAGAATATGGGACAATACTATTCCTACAAGGATGAGATAAAAAATATGATGCAGTTCTATGGCGTGATGGA cccaTCAATAATTGCTGAAGGATTGATAACAATAATTGAAGATGATACTCTCAATGGAGAAGTTATGAAGATTACAGCATCCCAAGGAATTCATTTTCACCAATATGGCCAAACACCTTTTACATCATCAAAGAGATAA
- the HPGD gene encoding 15-hydroxyprostaglandin dehydrogenase [NAD(+)] isoform X1: protein MHVNGKVALVTGGAQGIGRAFVQALLGKGAKVALLDRNSEAGRESKAALDEQFEAQRTLFIQCDVTEQEQLKGAFKKVIEHFGRLDIVVNNAGVNNEKDWESTIQVNLTSVIRGTYLGIEYMKKGNGGDGGVIINMSSLAGLMPAAFQPVYCATKHGVIGFTRSLALAANMENYGVRLNTICPGFVNTPILQSIDKEENMGQYYSYKDEIKNMMQFYGVMDPSIIAEGLITIIEDDTLNGEVMKITASQGIHFHQYGQTPFTSSKR, encoded by the exons ATGCACGTCAATGGGAAGGTGGCTCTGGTCACCGGCGGGGCGCAGGGCATCGGCCGCGCCTTCGTCCAGGCGCTGCTGGGCAAGGGCGCCAAG GTAGCCCTGCTGGACCGCAACTCCGAGGCCGGACGGGAGAGCAAGGCGGCCCTGGACGAGCAGTTCGAAGCGCAGAGGACGCTGTTCATCCAGTGCGACGTGacggagcaggagcagctgaaag GTGCTTTCAAAAAAGTAATTGAACATTTTGGAAGACTGGACATTGTGGTTAATAATGCTGGAGTGAACAATGAGAAGGACTGGGAAAGCACTATACAAGTTAACTTG ACGTCTGTGATCAGAGGAACCTACCTTGGCATAGAATacatgaaaaaaggaaatggaggtGATGGAGGAGTGATCATTAATATGTCATCCTTGGCAG gactCATGCCTGCTGCCTTCCAGCCTGTGTACTGTGCTACAAAGCACGGTGTCATTGGATTCACACGGTCCTTAGCA ttAGCTGCTAACATGGAAAACTACGGTGTGAGACTGAACACAATTTGTCCAGGATTTGTCAACACACCAATTCTTCAGTCAATAGATAAAGAAGAGAATATGGGACAATACTATTCCTACAAGGATGAGATAAAAAATATGATGCAGTTCTATGGCGTGATGGA cccaTCAATAATTGCTGAAGGATTGATAACAATAATTGAAGATGATACTCTCAATGGAGAAGTTATGAAGATTACAGCATCCCAAGGAATTCATTTTCACCAATATGGCCAAACACCTTTTACATCATCAAAGAGATAA